The DNA segment TTAAAGGTCAATCCAAATCCAGGAAGTTCCTGGCCTTAATTGGAATGATTATGTCTCCGGTAACATTCACTTTTGGTTTCGTATATTCTCTATTTGAGTTATACCTTATTTACCTGATTTCAAGGAAGAAAAACTTATTGATTCTCTTTTCAAAGGAAATTTATTACAAGCTAACAAGGGAAGTTCCTGTGTTCAAAAAAGAGTCGGAAAAGGAAATTTTTTTCAAAATTAAATGGTATGGTATTCCAGGAATAATCTTAATACCAAAGAAGTACTATAAGGAGTTAAGCCATTGTAGGGAGGTTGAATGATAGTAATTGCTGGGCCGTGTGTTATAGAGGATAGGAATACACAGTTAGAGGTGGGGAAAACTATAAGGGAGCTCCAGGATAAGTTCCCAGAACATACGTTTATCTTTAAGTCCTCATTTGATAAGGCAAACAGGAGCTCCATTCACTCGTACAGGGGGCCAGGACTTGAAAAGGGGCTGGAGCTCCTTTTAGAGGTAAAAGAGAAATTTTCCCTACCGATAACGACTGACATTCACGAGAGTTGGCAGGCAGAACCTGTCGGAGAGGTTGTTGACGTTGTTCAGGTTCCGGCGTTTCTGTGCAGACAGACAGACCTCTTAGTTGCCGCTGCAAAAACGGGAAAAACAGTTAACGTAAAAAAGGGACAGTTCATGGCTCCTTGGGACATGGGAAACGTTGTGGAGAAACTAAAAGTTTCAGGGGTCAAGGAAGTTTGGCTCACAGAGAGAGGAACAACATTTGGCTACAATAACTTGGTTGTAGACTTTCGCTCACTGCCGATAATGAAGAGGTTTGGAGTTAAGGTTTTCTACGATGCTACCCATTCGGTTCAAAGACCTGGAGGGCTTGGAAAGTCAAGCGGAGGTGACAGGGAGTTTATTCCCTACCTTTCAAGGGCTGCGGTTTCCGTTGGAGTTGACGGCCTATTTTTTGAGGTTCACCCAGAACCTGAGAGAGCCCTCTCTGACGGCCCAAACATGCTAAAACTTGAGGATTTTAGAATTCTCATTGGTAAACTATTTGAACTTGAAAAAAAGGTTAGGGAGCTCTGGAGTGAGTGAAAACGAGAGAATTAGAAAAATCATTGAAATTTTAAGGAAAGAAAAGAAAAACTGGGATGTTCCTGTCGTTTCACTTATGGCTCAGACAGGGAGCGACCCTTTTAAGATTTTGGTTTCAACGGTTCTGAGCCTTAGAACAAAGGATAAGGTTACAGAGGAAGCATCAAACAGGCTCTTTCAGGTTGTTAAATCTCCCGAGGATTTACTAAAACTCACGGAGGAGGAAATCTCAAATCTCATCTATCCAGTTGGGTTTTACAGGAGAAAGGCCAAAAGTCTGAAAGAAATTGCGAAGATTCTTGTAGAGAAGTACGGAGGAAAAGTTCCCTCCACGATAGAGGAGCTCCTAAAACTTCCCGGCGTTGGAAGGAAAACTGCAAACTTAGTTGTAACCTTAGGATTTGGAAAACCTGGAATATGTGTTGATACACACGTTCACAGAATTATGAACAGGCTCGGCTACGTTAAAACAAAAACGCCGGAGGAGACAGAGTTTGCACTGAGGGAAAAACTTCCGAAGGAGTACTGGATTGAAATTAACGAACTATTAGTTGCACTGGGACAGCACATCTGCCACCCGACATCTCCAAAGTGCTCCCAGTGTCCAATTTCGGGGCTCTGTCCTAAAGTTGGCGTTAAAAGGAGGAGATGATGAAGAGTTCACCCCTTTTTACAGACCTATACGAATTAACGATGCTCTACGCCTATTTAGAAAACGGTAAAAAAGAGTGGGCTTCCTTTGAACTTTTTGTAAGGGAGCTCCCAAAAAACAGAAACTATTTGGTATTTTCAGGCCTTAACGATGTTGTTGAACTGATTGAGAACTTAAGGTTTTCGAAAGAGGACGTTGACTACCTTTACTCTCTAAACCTCTTTCCAAACTGGTTCTTGGACTTTCTAAAGGAGTTTGAGTTTACGGGAAAAGTTTACTCAATGAGGGAAGGTGAGGTTTTCTTTCAAAATGAACCCGTTTTAAGGGTAGAGGCTCCCATCTACGAGGCTCAGCTTTTGGAAACTGCAGTTATGAACCAAATTCACATATCCTCTCTCATAGCAACAAAGGCTGCAAGGATTTTCTCCGTTTCGAGGGGAAGGGGACTTTCAGACTTTTCTCTGAGGAGAACCCACGGCTTTGATGCCGGAATGAAGGTTGCAAGAAACTCGTACTTGGCAGGATTTAACTCTACCTCGAACGTTTTAGCGGGAAAGGTCTACGGGATGCCGGTAGTTGGAACCGTTGCTCACTCTTTCATAATGTCCTTTGAAAGTGAGGAGGAAGCCTTCAGAGCGTTTTTAAAGGCATTTCCGGAAAAGGCAGTTTTGCTGATTGATACGTACGATACGGTTGAGGGAGCAAAAAAGGCAGTTAAGGTATCTAAAGAGATGGGAGTTAAACTCAGGGGAGTGAGGCTTGACAGCGGAAACGTTGTAGAGCTCTCCAAAGAGGTCAGGAGAATTTTAGACGGAGCTGGATTTACAGAGACGAAAATAATTGTCAGTGGAGGATTGGACGAGTATAGGATAGATGAGATTTTGAAGGAAGGAGCTCCCGTTGATGCTTTTGGAGTTGGAACGAAGTTTGGAACATCTGCAGACTCTCCCTATATAGACTTTGTCTACAAGTTGGTTGAGTACGATGGAAAACCTGTTATGAAGCTGAGTCCCGGAAAGAGAATGTACCCCGGAAGAAAACAGGTTTTCAGGAGGGAAGGAGAGGACGTTGTTTCCCTGTTTGATGAGAAGTTAAAGGGAGAACCACTTTTAGAAAAGGTAATTGAGAACGGAAAGCCTGTCAAAAAACTTCCCGAACTGAAAGAGAGCAGGGAGTTCTTCCTTAGGAGGTTTTCGGAGCTCCCCGATGAAATTAAAGACATCCATAGAAAAGTAGAATATCCCGTTCATGTAAGTGAAAAATTGAAGAAACTATACAAGTCGCTTGAGAGGGAGTTAGAGGAGGAAGAGATTGAAGGAGCCGAAAATAATAACAATTGACGGACCAGCAGGTGCAGGAAAGAGTACTGTTGCAAAGGAGATTGCAAAGAGGTTTGGCTACGTTCACCTTGATTCTGGAGCTCTCTACAGGGCTATTGGTTACTTCTGCAAGTTAAAGGGAGTTAATCTAACAAAAAAGGAAGAAGTTTTGGGGGCCATAAAAAACATAAATGTTGAGCTTTTACCAAATGGAAGAGTTCTGCTAAACGGAAAGGATGTAACGAAAGAAATAAGAACACCTGAGGGAGGAGTTCTTGCATCTCAGGTTGCTCAGTTCCCGGAGGTTAGGGAGTTCGTTGTTAAGCTCTTGAGGGAAATGGCTGTCGGAAAAAAGATTGTTATAGACGGAAGGGATGCAGGAACGTACATATTCCCAGAGGCCGACCTGAAAATCTACCTAACAGCCTTCCCTGAGGAGAGGGCAAGAAGGAGGTATAAGGAACTAAAGGAGAAGGGATTTAACGTGACCTTTGAGGAAGTTTTAAAGGAAGTCATAGAGAGGGATAAAAAGGACGAAAGCAGGGAGTTTGCTCCCCTAAAAGTTCCGGAGGGAGCGGTTATTGTTGATACAACGGGAAAAAGTTTAGAGGAAGTTTTAAAAACAATATCAAATTTAATCAATAATTAAGTTTAGGAAACAATTCAATGAACGATTTAACGTTTTTTACAAACGAAAAGGGAAGAAGATTAATAGACAGGTTTAAAACACTATTTAAAGATACAAAAGAATTAGACATTATCGTCGGTTACTTTTACCTATCCGGCCTTTATGAGCTTCAAGATGAACTTGAAAAGGTTGATAGAATAAGAATCATTGTTGGAATGCAGGTTGGAAAAGAGGTATTTAATCTATTAGAAAGGGCAAAAAATATATCTGATTTAAAAGAAGAGTACCTTAATAATGTAGTGGTAGAACTCTCAAGCGGAGAATACGAGGATTTCCCCGA comes from the Balnearium lithotrophicum genome and includes:
- the kdsA gene encoding 3-deoxy-8-phosphooctulonate synthase — translated: MIVIAGPCVIEDRNTQLEVGKTIRELQDKFPEHTFIFKSSFDKANRSSIHSYRGPGLEKGLELLLEVKEKFSLPITTDIHESWQAEPVGEVVDVVQVPAFLCRQTDLLVAAAKTGKTVNVKKGQFMAPWDMGNVVEKLKVSGVKEVWLTERGTTFGYNNLVVDFRSLPIMKRFGVKVFYDATHSVQRPGGLGKSSGGDREFIPYLSRAAVSVGVDGLFFEVHPEPERALSDGPNMLKLEDFRILIGKLFELEKKVRELWSE
- a CDS encoding endonuclease III domain-containing protein, which translates into the protein MSENERIRKIIEILRKEKKNWDVPVVSLMAQTGSDPFKILVSTVLSLRTKDKVTEEASNRLFQVVKSPEDLLKLTEEEISNLIYPVGFYRRKAKSLKEIAKILVEKYGGKVPSTIEELLKLPGVGRKTANLVVTLGFGKPGICVDTHVHRIMNRLGYVKTKTPEETEFALREKLPKEYWIEINELLVALGQHICHPTSPKCSQCPISGLCPKVGVKRRR
- a CDS encoding nicotinate phosphoribosyltransferase is translated as MKSSPLFTDLYELTMLYAYLENGKKEWASFELFVRELPKNRNYLVFSGLNDVVELIENLRFSKEDVDYLYSLNLFPNWFLDFLKEFEFTGKVYSMREGEVFFQNEPVLRVEAPIYEAQLLETAVMNQIHISSLIATKAARIFSVSRGRGLSDFSLRRTHGFDAGMKVARNSYLAGFNSTSNVLAGKVYGMPVVGTVAHSFIMSFESEEEAFRAFLKAFPEKAVLLIDTYDTVEGAKKAVKVSKEMGVKLRGVRLDSGNVVELSKEVRRILDGAGFTETKIIVSGGLDEYRIDEILKEGAPVDAFGVGTKFGTSADSPYIDFVYKLVEYDGKPVMKLSPGKRMYPGRKQVFRREGEDVVSLFDEKLKGEPLLEKVIENGKPVKKLPELKESREFFLRRFSELPDEIKDIHRKVEYPVHVSEKLKKLYKSLERELEEEEIEGAENNNN
- the cmk gene encoding (d)CMP kinase translates to MKEPKIITIDGPAGAGKSTVAKEIAKRFGYVHLDSGALYRAIGYFCKLKGVNLTKKEEVLGAIKNINVELLPNGRVLLNGKDVTKEIRTPEGGVLASQVAQFPEVREFVVKLLREMAVGKKIVIDGRDAGTYIFPEADLKIYLTAFPEERARRRYKELKEKGFNVTFEEVLKEVIERDKKDESREFAPLKVPEGAVIVDTTGKSLEEVLKTISNLINN